In the Brevundimonas mediterranea genome, TGAAAGACCAGGCCGAGATGGACGCCTATCTGATCGAGGAGGGCTCGTCCGAGGCCGAGCTGGACCTGTCCACCGGCGAGCGTCGCCTGGGTCTCGATTTGCAGGCTCTGGTGCGCGAGGCCAAGGCCTTCAAGGGCGGCGTCGATCGCCTCAGCCAGCGCGCCCCCGCCTTCGCCATTGAACAGGCGGCCCTGGCCGGCCTGTTCGCCGAAAACGCCGACATGACCCAGGCCTCGGCCGCCGCCGCCGTGCGCCTGAACCTGTACGCCGAAGAGGGCGACGGCAACTGGACCGGCGCGCCGGGCGAACAGGGCGCGGTCGTCTTCACCCGCACCCGGCGCGCGGTTCAGGAAACCATCGTGCTGGAAGAAACCCTGCTGCGTTCGCTGGACGCGCGTCGTCTGGCCGAGCGCGCCGCCGCCTTCGACGGCGTCTTCTCCGCTCCGGCCACCTATCGCCGCAAGGACAAGTCCACCACCATCCGGGGGCCGCTGGACCTGCTGAACGCGGTGCTGGACGCCGGCAAGAAGGGCCTGGCCATCCAGCGCTACAAGGGTCTGGGCGAGATGAACCCGGAACAGCTGTGGGAGACCACGCTGGACTCCAACGCCCGCACCCTGCTGCAGGTCTCGGTCGAACACGAGGAAGACGCCAACGACCTGTTCGCCAAACTGATGGGCGACGTGGTCGAACCCCGCCGCGAGTTCATCCAGGAAAACGCCCTGGACGCGGCGGTGGACGTCTAAGGAAGACGGCGGCGGTGGTCCGGGTCACTGCAGATGAGACCCGGGCCACAATAGATGAGACTGAAGTCACAGCAAACGAAACTCATCAGCAGAGTGGGGTCGATCATCACCGGCCTACGAGTACAAACCGCTTCACGTCTTCGCTTTCTTCGCCTTCGGTGTCTGTTTTGCGCCCACTTCTGCCCGCGAAAGCTCTTCCTCGGCCGCGAGTAACTATTCGGAGAGCTCCCCGGACAGGGCGCCGGAAAGCACGACCAAGGCGTCGAGTTTCGTACGCGGGCCTGGAGCCAGGCTACCCGCCTCTTCAGGCCTTCGACCGCCCGGTCTTCGCCAGACCGCAGGAAGGTGTGACGATCGCCCGCTCGGGCCCGTCCTCACCAAGGGCATCGCGCGCTGTGTCGAGCCAGGCCTCGTTGACCTCGATGCTCTCGTCCGGGGCCCGTCTCAGACAATAGCGGATCAATTCGAGGGCTGAATCGTCGATCATCGCTGCAAGCTCATCCACTGCCGTCCTTCCTTCGAAGGCCGACTCGCGAACATAGCGCCCTGAGATCGGCAAAGGCGGGTACGCCGCCGCCAACGCCATGCTCATGCGCTCGATCAAATGGTCGAGCCTGAAGGCCTGGGGCATGCGGCTGATGAAGACCAAGGGCCGTCGGCGTGCCATCGTAGCCGTCGCTCGCAAGATCGCTGTCGTCCTGCACCGCATGTGGGTCGATGGCACAGAGTTCCGGCTCGGATCGTCCCGCGCGGACGACGGGATGGATGAAGCCGAAAATGCTTACTGCGCTTCGAGCGCGCCCAAAAGCGAGGCTCTCAAGACCCCGATCCCATGCATGCGTACACCGGCTCCGCTCGCAAGGAGCCATCCAGACTGCGAAGAGAAGCGTGATCGCGTGATCGATCAGGCCGACAACAATCACAAACCAGCTTGCCCCCTACACCCGATTAGAGAAGCGCACATTGTACTTCCGCCGGAAAGCCGACGTTGGCGTCCAACTAAATGCCGCCGGCATGGCGCCCTGGCGAACCTGGTGAACGGCCGCGTCCTTCAAAATCTGAAGTTCACCCAGGCCGTCAGGTAGTCCGAGCTCTCGTAGCCTGCATCCTTGAGCACCGATCCGGCAGCCAGATGCTCATAGCGGGCGATCAAGCTGGTCCTGGGAGAGATCGTGTGCGCCAACTGCAGCTTCCAGACTTCGCCGACGTGGCGGCCCTCGACCACCTCAGTGCCGGCATAGGGCAGGTCGGTGGCCCGATACACGGCGTCGCGTTCCGACGCGCGCCAGGTGAACTGGACCTCGCCCGTAACGCTGGTCTTGCCCTGGCGAACCGTGACGCCTGGCGCGACCGCGATCATGTTCACGGGGTTGAAGACGTTCTGGTAGCTGTAGAAGATCGGCACGCCTTGTGGGGTCAAGGCGTTGCGGATCACGCCGCCATCATAGGCCCCGCCGCCTGAGCCATAGTCGACGCGCAGGCTGATGCGCGGCGCACCCGCTCCCTCCCCCGCACGCATGCTCTGGGTCGTGAAGACCTGCAACGCCTCGATATCGCGATCACCGAAGCGACCGGTCTGACGCGCCAGCGTCCAGTCCAACTGAGCCGGGCCGGCTGCGCCCCACAGACGGGCGCCGACATAGGTTCGCTCCTCCCGCGCCGTCTCGGCGCCCCAGCGACGAGCGTCCTGACGGAAACGCCAGACGAAAGGATCGAGATACAGCTTAGAGCCGCCGAACCAGTCGCTTGGAACCTGAGTGCTGACATTCAGACCGCTGAACCGTCGAGCGTCGTCTGTTCGGTCATCGGAGACGTCTCCTGTCCCCAGGCGGGTCGGATGCAGGTCAAACAGGTCGGCCCGCCAATGCTCGCCCCTCACCCACCCCCGGATTCCATTGAAGGGGGTGAGCAGGGTCGCGCCGTTGCGGGTGCTGATCAGATAGGGTGAGCCGTCGATGAAGAATTGGCGGCCATAGCGGACCCCGACCTCGCGTCCGCCGATCTCTCCCGTCACATCGAAGAACGCCTGGGTGACGGCCAGGTCGTTGCGGATGGCGCCGACCGGATTTCCATAGTTGTCGCCGCCCGCGCCGCCATGCGCCATTTCGCCGAAGACGCGCAGATGACGACCTATGTGCAAATCCGCGCCGCCGACAAGACGCAGGGTGTCCAGCCGCAGGTCCGCACCCTCCCGAAGGCCGGGACTGGTGGTCAGGGCGGTGCGCAGCCGCATCTCGCCCGACAGGCTGAGCCAGACCTCCCCATCCTGCGACAACGGAGTGTATTTCAGCCGATCAAACACGTCCTTGCGCCGCTCCGGGTCGCGCAGGGCGGACCAGTCCTCGGCCCAGCGCGCCTCGGCATAGCCGCCGACGACAGAGCCAACGCCGATGGCGGCGCGAGGATAGGGCGCAGAAGGCTCAGGGGTCTGAGTCACCGCAACGTCTTGGGCCTTCGCGGAGGCCGGCACGGCGGCCAGCGCCAGCAGGGTCAGGGCGGCGCTCCGCCCACGGCGCATCCCGCGCCGGTCTTTACGAACCGTCATGGTCTCGTCTCCCGATGTCTTGGTTTTCGCTACGCCCGCCCCGCCGGACGTCTGTGATCCGGCGGGGAACTCCGGAGAGGAGGCAGGCGCGGGCAAGCGCGATCAGCGCGCGATGACGCCCGTGAGGCTGAGGACCAGCAGGACGCTGGTGGCGAAGATGGAAATCAGGCCCACGGCGGCGAACAGGTTGTGCCACCACCTGTTGCGCAGATCCCCGAGCAGCCTGTTGTTGGCCGTCAGGACCAGCAGAACGCCCAGCATGGGGGCGACCAGCACGGTCATCGCCTGCGCCAGAATGATCAGCTGTATCCGCGAGCCCGGCGCAAACGCCACCACCAGCACACCGAAGAGCAGGACGCATCCCACCAGGATCTTGGTCCGCAGGGAATCGAACGACCCGCCCCAGCCGAGGCCGTCCGACAACAGGGTCCCGCCCGCCGTGGCGTTGGCCAGCATGGAGGAGAAGGCGGCGGCGAAGAAGCCCGTAACGAAGACATAGTAGCCGATCTGACCGGCCAGAGGCTCGAAGACGCTGGCCAGTTGCGGCAGGGTCTCGACGCGCTGTCCGGTATGTCCCAGCACGGCTGCCGCGACCATGATGACCAAGGCCGTCATGATGCCGGGCGCGACGATGCCCGGTATGGTGTCGGACAGGGTCGCATCCGCATATTCATCCCGGCGAATTCCCCGCGCCTTGGTGGCGTAGCTGGTGAAGAAGGCGGCGTTGATCGAGAAGTTGGTGCCGACAAGGGCGACGATCAGCAGTTCGGCGCCCGCCGGGAAGCTGGGCAACACGCCGGACACGCCGGCCGCCCAGTCCGGGCGTGCAAGAAAGGCGCTGCCGACAAAGCCCACGGCCATCAACGCCACCAGCACCAGAAGCGCGCGCTCGACCGTCTTGTAGACATTGCGGACCAGAAGAACGAACCCGACCGCCACGGTGACCAGCAGCGTCCAGAACACCGCGCTGCCGCCGAACAGCATCGATAGGGCCAGACCCGACCCGGCCGCATTGCCGACCGAAAAACACAGGGTGATGAAGAAGACGCCACAGCCGGCCAGCACCCCGACCGGCTTTCCCAGCGTCTGCTTGATTGTGCCGATCATGGACAGGGGCGAGGCGATTCCGACCCGCACGCTCATATCCGTGAAGAAGATCATCAGCACGGTCGAGACCAGGATCACCCAGATCAGGGCGTAACCAAAGGCGCTGCCCGCCTCGATCGCAGAGGTCAGATTGCCAGGGCCGAACTGCCAGGCGCCGGCGATGAAAGCGGGTCCGATCAGCGCCAGCTTGGCCACAAGCGACCGATTCGACGCGACTTTCGGGGGGTGCACGGGTGGAGCCGCGTGCACGACGTCACGATGCGACATGACTTTCCTTTCGGGCGCGGCGATCCTCGGACCGGTCCACGCCTGGCTGTTTCTCCCTTGCACAGTGACGCTTCTTTGGAGTCATCCGTGCGGTGATACGCGTTCCAGGGCCGGTGCGGGACCACCCCGGAAGCAAAAGGTCCTCGCACCCTGCGGCGCGAGGACCCATCAACTCATTCGGCGGCGATGGCCGCGGCGGAGACCGGTCCGATCCCCGCCGCGTCAAAGGCGGCGAAGATTTCCCGCTCCGCCGCTTCGCCCAGATTCTTGAGCGGCTCGCGGATGGTGGCATGGTCGAGCACGCCGCGCTTTACCAGACCCAGTTTGAGGGCGACCGTGCCCTCCATGTGCGAACCCCGATGATAGACGGCCTTGGTCACCGGCAGCAGCTGTTCGAAGATGCGGCGCGCCTCGGGATAGTCCTGAGCCTTGCCGGCCTCGATCAACTGAATCAGCAGCTCGGGCGCGATGTTGCCATAACCGACCAGCAAGCCGTCGACGTCGAACATGGTCGGCAGCAGCCATTCGTCATGGCAGGAAAGAACCTGCAGCTCGGGCGCGGCCTTCTTGATCTCGGGGATCTCGGTGTACCAGCGCTTCATGTTGCGTACGCCGTTCTTGGTGGCGACCACGCCCTCCTGAGTGGCGATGTCGATCTGGGTTTGCAGATCATAGGACGCCTTGGTGGCGTCAGGGTATTGGAACAGGATGCACTCCAGGCCGGACTCCTGCCAGATCGCCTTGTAGCGGTCCTGAGGCGCGCCCTTCTGGAAGCCGAACCGCAGCCAGCCGTGGTTCGGATAGACCAAGGCGCCCGTCGCGCCGGCGGCCTTCGAGGCCTTGGCCTCCTGGGCGGCGACGCGGGTGCCCTCACCCGTGACGCCGGCGATGATCGGCACGGCGCCATCGACCGCCTCAGCATAGGTCTCGATCAGCTTCAAGCGCTCTTCGACCGTCAGGAAGGTGCCTTCCCCGGCATGGCCCAGGATGACCAGGCTCTTCACGCCCTTGATCGACACCAGCCATTTGGCCAGCTGCGCATTGGCGGCATAATCGACCTCGCCATCGCGAGTGAAGACTGTGACGGGGGCGGGGCTGAGGCCTCGCAAGTCCATGACGCTCATGATTTCCTCTCTGGGGTTTCTTATGCGTATCGCCAAATAGGGAACGATACCGGGATCGTTCCCACTTTACATCCGGGTTTGGCCGGGTCAAGCGTTCTGGCAGGAGGCGTCATGGAATCAGAGCATCGACATGCGTGAGCGGCGCGGCGAAACGGGCCGCGTGACCATTCTGGACATCGCCCGAGCAACCGGCGTGTCCAAGAGCAGCGTGTCTCGCTTTCTTGACGACCGGTCGCCTTCCAATAGCGAGACGGCTCGTCTGGTCCGTCGCGTGGCGACAGAGCTGGGTTATGTCCGCGATGCCTCGGCCGCCAATCTGCGTCGAGGCTCGACCGGCACGATCGGCGTGATCGTGCCGCGCCTGACCGATACGGTGATGGCGATGTTGTACGAATCCCTCGCGCGCGCAGCAGGCCGCGCCGATCGCTTCACTATCGTCGCCACGAGCAACGACGAGCCGGCCGCAAATCAGCGCGCTGCCGAGATGCTGCTCGCGCGCGGCGTTGACGGACTGGTGCTGGCGACGACGCGGACCGGCGACGGCCTGGCCGACAAGCTGTCGGCCCAGGGCGTGCGCTTCGTCCTCGCCCTGCGCACGGACGGCGTGCATCCGTCATCGGTGGGCGATGACGCTCTGGGCGGCTATCTCGCCGCACGCCACCTCATCGACCTGGGACACCAGCGCATCGGCGTCATCGCCGGGCCCGCCGACACATCCAGCGCAGTGAGCCGGGTCGAGGGCTATCGCCGGGCGATGGAGGAAGCCGGCCTCGTCGTTCAGCCGGAATGGATCGTGCCATCCACCTTCGGCTTGGACGCCGGCCATCTGGCGGCGCGCGAGCTGATGACCCTGGCGTCTCCGCCCACCGCCATCTTCGCGATCAACGACAACACCGCCATGGGCGCCCTGTCGGCGCTGGCCCAACTCGGCGTGTCGGTGCCCGGCGACATCTCGGTGGTGGGCTACAACGACATCCCGATCGTCAGTCACCTGCCCACGCCCTTGACGACGGTGCGCACGCCCTTCGATCAGATCGCCGCCGCTGCGGTGAATCTGCTCCTCGACGGCGAAGATCCGGCCGAGCCGATCATACGGACAGCGCCGACCCTGATCCCAAGGCAATCGACGCGGCGGCTCTAGAGTTTAGATCAGATGGAGTCGACCACACTCGTCCTTGTCGCGGCCGCCTTCTTCGCCGCCGGTTGCGTCAAGGGCGTGTCCGGCATGGGCCTGCCGACGGTCGTGATGGGACTTCTAGGCGCGCTGCTGTCGCCATTGACTGCCGCCAGCCTGGCTACCGTCCCCACCTTCTTGACCAATGTCTGGCAGCTCTTCAGCGGCGGACGCTTGGGGCCTCTGGCAAAACGTTTCGGGCTCATGCTGGCCCTAACGTTCACAGCCACCCTCGCGGGCACAAGTCTGATCGTGAGACTGCAAGCCGCCCAGATCACAGGCGCCCTGGGAGTCGTGCTCGCGCTCTATGCGGCCTATGGCCTATTGGCGCAGCCGTTCAGCCTTTCGCCTCTATGGGAGCGCCGCCTCGCGCCGGTATCGGGTCTTTTCACCGGCGCCATCACGGGCGCGACCGGCGCTGCGGTGGTCCCGCTAGTCCCTTTCCTTCAGTCGCTCGACCTGTCGAAGGACGACCTTGTCCAATCCCTGGGCCTGTCCTTCACAGTCTCAAGCCTGGCTCTGGCGATGGGCCTGGCCTGGCATGGCGCACTGCAAATTGATGTCGGCCTGATCTCCATTGCAGCGACGCTCCCCGCGGTCGTCGGCATGATTGCTGGTCAATCTCTGCGCCGCCGCATATCCCAAGCCCTGTTCCGCCGCCTGTTCTTCATCGCCATCGCCCTGCTTGGTCTAGAAATGGCGACGAGAACCCTTCGTGGCTGAAATGAGGGCGCGGCCTATTCGATGTTTAAAGCAGACAGCACCACTCGCCTGCCTGAATGCGCGTGAAACAGACATTCGGCACCCCGCTTTGAGTCTCATGGCGGACAGCGTCTTTCGAATTGGCTCGCTGACAAAGCAGTTCACCGCCGCCGCCCTTTTGATGCTTGCGGAGGACGGGAAGCTCTCTCTGGATGCCCCTGTGAACCGGTATCTGTGACGCACGTTCTGTCGCTGGAGCCGACCCATCAATTTCCGCCCGGTACTGGCTGGGCCTACTCCAGTTCGAACTACGTCTTGGCTGGCGCAATAATCGAAAGGGTCTCCGGGCAGCCCTGACGGGAGTTTATGGCGGCACGGATATTCCGCCCACTGAGCATAACCGGTGCGCACTGGATGATGATCGCGCTCTCGCGTCAGGTAGGGCCTCGGGTTACGACCGATTGGTGGCGGAGAAGCCGGGCTATGTTAACGCCCACACGGTGAGCCTGAATATCCCATTTGCTGCCGGCGCAATGCGCTCGACGGTCGTCGATCTATTGATCTGGAGCCAAGCACTGAGCCACGGCCAAGTTCTGAAGGATGACAGCTACCGTCAGATGCTGACTGCGGCCCGCCTGAATGATGGAGCTCGCGCGAGCTACACGGATGAAAATGGTGATCATCCGATTGATTACGCCCTCGGAATCGGCGTGACGGAAACGCTGGCGGGGCCTGTGGTCTCCCATGACGGCGCGATCGATGGTTTCACCAGCAGCCTGACGATTTTCACCGGACCTGATCTCGCCGTTGCAATTCTGGTCAACACGTCGCCCAGCGCGCACCTTCCCTTTGACGATGTGATGGAGGCCATCAGAGGCGACCCGGCAGTGAGCGTTCGCTAGATCCTCCTGGCGACATGTCCTCCTAGTGGCCTCCGCTGGGATTTTCGAGGCGTCGGACTTCGGCCAGCAAAAAGCCGCTGAGCGTTATGCTCAGCGGCTGTTTTGTTTGGGTGCGGGAGTAGGATTTGAACCTACGACCTTCAGGTTATGAGCCTGACGAGCTACCGGGCTGCTCCATCCCGCGGCAAGCGGTAGTCGTGAAGGAAGAACGGTTCGAGAAGCCTGGGCTGAAGTAGCGCGAAGCGCGATAGCCCATGTATTTAGCAATCACTCTGTCCGCCCGGTAGACCCGGCGGCGACCTACTCTCCCGCGCCTTGAGACGAAGTACCATTGGCTCTGGAGGGCTTAACGACCGAGTTCGGAATGGGATCGGGTGGGGAACCTCCGACATAGCCACCGGGTCAACGGGGCGGACAGAGAGATTGCGAAGAAGACATTGTCGTGACGATCATCGGGTCAAGGATGATCATCGAATGAGTTTTGCTGAGAAACGATCAAACCGATCGGATTATTAGTACCAGTAAGCTGCATGGGTCGCCCCACTTCCACACCTGGCCTATCAACGTGGTAGTCTTCCACGATCCTCAGCGAAGCCTTGTTTTGAGGTTAGTTTCCCGCTTAGATGCTTTCAGCGGTTATCTATTCCATACTTAGCTACCCTGCTGCACAGCTGGCGCCATGACAGGTACACCAGAGGTATGTCCATCCCGGTCCTCTCGTACTAGGGACAGATCCTCTCAAGCTTCGAACACCCACGGCAGATAGGGACCAAACTGTCTCACGACGTTCTGAACCCAGCTCACGTACCACTTTAAATGGCGAACAGCCATACCCTTGGGACCTGCTCCAGCCCCAGGATGTGATGAGCCGACATCGAGGTGCCAAACTTTGCCGTCGATATGGACTCTTGGGCAAAATCAGCCTGTTATCCCTAGAGTACCTTTTATCCGTTGAGCGATGGCCCTTCCACTCGGGACCACCGGATCACTATGGCCGACTTTCGTCTCTGCTCGACTTGTCAGTCTCGCAGTCAGGCGAGCTTATGCCATTGCACTCGACGAGCGATTTCCGACCGCTCTGAGCTCACCATCGCGCGCCTCCGTTACACTTTAGGAGGCGACCGCCCCAGTCAAACTACCCACCACGCCATGTCCCGGGACCGGATAACGGCCCTCGGTTAGACGTCAACGACAGTAAGGGTGGTATTTCAAGGACGACTCCACCAGAGCTGGCGCCCCGGTTTCATAGTCTCCCACCTATCCTACACATACGGTCGCTAACGCCAAGGCGAAGCTATAGTAAAGGTTCATAGGGTCTTTCCGTCTGACCGCGGGAACCCCGCATCTTCACGGGGAATTCAATTTCACTGAGCCTATGCTGGAGACAGTGGGGAAGTCGTTACGCCATTCGTGCAGGTCGGAACTTACCCGACAAGGAATTTCGCTACCTTAGGACCGTTATAGTTACGGCCGCCGTTTACCTGGGCTTCAGTTCGTCGCTTTCACAACTCCCTTTAACCTTCAGGCACCGGGCAGGCGTCAGACCCTATACGTCGCATTGCTGCTTCGCAGAGCCCTGTGTTTTTGCTAAACAGTCGCTACCCCCTGGCTTGTGCCACTCAGTCCTGGTTGCCCAGGGTGAGTCACGCTTATTCCGAAGTTACGCGTGCAATTTGCCGAGTTCCTTCAGCATAGTTCTCTCAAACGCCTTGGTATGCTCTACCTGACCACCTGTGTCGGTTTCGGGTACGGTCTCTGCTGGAGTTATTTCCTGGGACAACGCCCCCGCACACACAATCCAATAAGTGGGTACGAGTTAAGCCATCCGTCACTTCCAGCTGGTGCAGGAATATTTACCTGCTTCCCATCGACTACGCTTTTCAGCCTCGCCTTAGGGGCCGACTAACCCTGCGCAGATTAGCTTTACGCAGGAACCCTTGGTCTTTCGGCGAGAGTGTCTCTCACACTCTTATCGTTACTCATGTCAGCATTCTCACTTCCGATACCTCCAGCCAGGCTCACGCCTGACCTTCACCGGCCTACGGAACGCTCCGCTACCGCTTGCAGTAAACTGCAAACCCATATCTTCGGCGCACGGCTTGAGCCCCGTTACATTTTCCGCGCAGGATCGCTTGATCAGTGAGCTGTTACGCTTTCTTTAAAGGATGGCTGCTTCTAAGCCAACCTCCTGATTGTCAAAGCAATCCCACATCGTTTCCCACTTAGCCGTGACTTGGGGGCCTTAGATGATGGTTAGGGTTGTTTCCCTTTTCACGACGGACGTTAGCACCCGCCGTGTGTCTGCCCGATAGTTCTCTTGGGTATTCGGAGTTTGGTTAGTATTGGTACCGCTCGCGCAGCCCGCAACCATCCAGTGCTCTACCCCCCAAGGAATTCGTCGGACGCTCTACCTAAATAGATTTCGCGGAGAACCAGCTATGTCCAGGTTTGATTGGCCTTTCACCCCTATCCACAAGTCATCCCAGAATTTTTCAACATTCACGGGTTCGGTCCTCCAGTTGGTGTTACCCAACCTTCAACCTGCTCATGGATAGATCACCTGGTTTCGGGTCGTCATACGTCGAACTTAGCGCCCTATTCAGACTCGCTTTCGCTGCGCCTACACCTAACGGCTTAAGCTTGCTCGACACATGAAGTCGCTGACCCATTATACAAAAGGTACGCCGTCACCCCGCTTGGGGGCTCCGACTGCTTGTAGGCTTCCGATTTCAGGATCTGTTTCACTCCCCTTGTCGGGGTGCTTTTCACCTTTCCCTCACGGTACTTGTTCACTATCGGTCGTAGAGGAGTACTTAGGCTTGGAGGGTGGTCCCCCCATGTTCAGACAGGATTTCACGTGTCCCGCCCTACTCGAGTCTCTTGCTGTTTGATGACTACGGGGCTTTCACCCACTATGGCCGACCTTTCCAGATCGTTCGTCTTTATTTCACAAGAGCACTGGCCTGGTCCCGGTTCGCTCGCCACTACTACGGGAGTCTCGGTTGATGTCCTTTCCTCCGGGTACTGAGATGTTTCAGTTCCCCGGGTTCGCTTAATGAAGCCTATGTATTCAGCTCATTATACCTTTCAACAATCCGCCAATCGCCGCTCCGGCCGAAACCGAAGCAGAGTTGGAAGACTGTAAAGGTGGGTTTCCCCATTCGGAAATAACCGGATCAAAGGGTGCTAGCGCCTCCCCGGTTCTTATCGCAGCTTGCCACGTCCTTCATCGCCTCTCTACGCCAAGGCATCCGTCAGAAGCCCTTCAACGTTTGATCGTTTCTCAGCAAAACTCATGCTCGGTTTATTCCGCCCGACTGGAAAGTCGCCGGGGGACCGAGCCTGATTTTTGTCAGACAATGTCTTCTTCTCGAACAAGACCTACAAGCTCAGGGGAGCCGGTCACGTTCTTCCTTTACGATTTCAATGCACGCCGGCCTTACGGCCAACGGCAAACTTGAATGCGATCACAAGATCCTGGTGGAGCCAGACGGAGTCGAACCGACGACATCCTGCTTGCAAAGCAGGCGCTCTACCAACTGAGCTATGGCCCCATTTCAACAGGAATGGTGCAAAGCCCAGGAGAGCTGTCATACGATACTGCCTGTGGGCTGGAGGCCAACCCCAGCAACCAGCATGAGCTGGTAGGCCCGGGCAGACTCGAACTGCCGACCTTACGCTTATCAGGCGTACGCTCTAACCACCTGAGCTACGGGCCTATGGCAGCGACAGCCAGGTCAAGAGACCCAGGCTCGCGATCGCGTCACCAATACATCAACCCGTATGGTCGATGCGTCGATGACGAAAGTGGAAAGAGAAACGGAGACGGCGGCATTCCGCATAGTGCTCGGCGCTGTGAAGCGCTCCGCTAAATCGGAGCCTCAATAGACAGCCTCGTGAGAGACGGCCTGGAGAAGCATCCTTAGAAAGGAGGTGATCCAGCCGCAGGTTCCCCTACGGCTACCTTGTTACGACTTCACCCCAGTCGCTGACCCTACCGTGGTCGCCTGCCCCCTTGCGGTCAGCGCAGCGCCTTCGGGTAGAACCAACTCCCATGGTGTGACGGGCGGTGTGTACAAGGCCCGGGAACGTATTCACCGCGGCATGCTGATCCGCGATTACTAGCGATTCCAACTTCATGCCCTCGAGTTGCAGAGGACAATCCGAACTGAGACGACTTTTAAGGATTAACCCTCTGTAGTCGCCATTGTAGCACGTGTGTAGCCCACCCTGTAAGGGCCATGAGGACTTGACGTCATCCCCACCTTCCTCCGGCTTAGCACCGGCAGTCCCATTAGAGTTCCCAACTAAATGATGGCAACTAATGGCGAGGGTTGCGCTCGTTGCGGGACTTAACCCAACATCTCACGACACGAGCTGACGACAGCCATGCAGCACCTGTGTCCTAGTCCCCGAAGGGAAAGCCAGATCTCTCTGGCGGTCCAGGCATGTCAAAAGGTGGTAAGGTTCTGCGCGTTGCTTCGAATTAAACCACATGCTCCACCGCTTGTGCGGGCCCCGTCAATTCCTTTGAGTTTTAATCTTGCGACCGTACTCCCCAGGCGGATTGCTTAATGCGTTAGCTGCGTCACCGAAATGCATGCATCCCGACAACTAGCAATCATCGTTTACGGCGTGGACTACCAGGGTATCTAATCCTGTTTGCTCCCCACGCTTTCGAGCCTCAGCGTCAGTAATGAGCCAGTATGTCGCCTTCGCCACTGGTGTTCTT is a window encoding:
- a CDS encoding serine hydrolase; the protein is MADSVFRIGSLTKQFTAAALLMLAEDGKLSLDAPVNRYL
- a CDS encoding sulfite exporter TauE/SafE family protein, producing MESTTLVLVAAAFFAAGCVKGVSGMGLPTVVMGLLGALLSPLTAASLATVPTFLTNVWQLFSGGRLGPLAKRFGLMLALTFTATLAGTSLIVRLQAAQITGALGVVLALYAAYGLLAQPFSLSPLWERRLAPVSGLFTGAITGATGAAVVPLVPFLQSLDLSKDDLVQSLGLSFTVSSLALAMGLAWHGALQIDVGLISIAATLPAVVGMIAGQSLRRRISQALFRRLFFIAIALLGLEMATRTLRG
- a CDS encoding serine hydrolase translates to MDDDRALASGRASGYDRLVAEKPGYVNAHTVSLNIPFAAGAMRSTVVDLLIWSQALSHGQVLKDDSYRQMLTAARLNDGARASYTDENGDHPIDYALGIGVTETLAGPVVSHDGAIDGFTSSLTIFTGPDLAVAILVNTSPSAHLPFDDVMEAIRGDPAVSVR
- a CDS encoding LacI family DNA-binding transcriptional regulator → MRERRGETGRVTILDIARATGVSKSSVSRFLDDRSPSNSETARLVRRVATELGYVRDASAANLRRGSTGTIGVIVPRLTDTVMAMLYESLARAAGRADRFTIVATSNDEPAANQRAAEMLLARGVDGLVLATTRTGDGLADKLSAQGVRFVLALRTDGVHPSSVGDDALGGYLAARHLIDLGHQRIGVIAGPADTSSAVSRVEGYRRAMEEAGLVVQPEWIVPSTFGLDAGHLAARELMTLASPPTAIFAINDNTAMGALSALAQLGVSVPGDISVVGYNDIPIVSHLPTPLTTVRTPFDQIAAAAVNLLLDGEDPAEPIIRTAPTLIPRQSTRRL
- a CDS encoding alginate export family protein, whose translation is MTVRKDRRGMRRGRSAALTLLALAAVPASAKAQDVAVTQTPEPSAPYPRAAIGVGSVVGGYAEARWAEDWSALRDPERRKDVFDRLKYTPLSQDGEVWLSLSGEMRLRTALTTSPGLREGADLRLDTLRLVGGADLHIGRHLRVFGEMAHGGAGGDNYGNPVGAIRNDLAVTQAFFDVTGEIGGREVGVRYGRQFFIDGSPYLISTRNGATLLTPFNGIRGWVRGEHWRADLFDLHPTRLGTGDVSDDRTDDARRFSGLNVSTQVPSDWFGGSKLYLDPFVWRFRQDARRWGAETAREERTYVGARLWGAAGPAQLDWTLARQTGRFGDRDIEALQVFTTQSMRAGEGAGAPRISLRVDYGSGGGAYDGGVIRNALTPQGVPIFYSYQNVFNPVNMIAVAPGVTVRQGKTSVTGEVQFTWRASERDAVYRATDLPYAGTEVVEGRHVGEVWKLQLAHTISPRTSLIARYEHLAAGSVLKDAGYESSDYLTAWVNFRF
- a CDS encoding dihydrodipicolinate synthase family protein; this translates as MSVMDLRGLSPAPVTVFTRDGEVDYAANAQLAKWLVSIKGVKSLVILGHAGEGTFLTVEERLKLIETYAEAVDGAVPIIAGVTGEGTRVAAQEAKASKAAGATGALVYPNHGWLRFGFQKGAPQDRYKAIWQESGLECILFQYPDATKASYDLQTQIDIATQEGVVATKNGVRNMKRWYTEIPEIKKAAPELQVLSCHDEWLLPTMFDVDGLLVGYGNIAPELLIQLIEAGKAQDYPEARRIFEQLLPVTKAVYHRGSHMEGTVALKLGLVKRGVLDHATIREPLKNLGEAAEREIFAAFDAAGIGPVSAAAIAAE
- a CDS encoding serine hydrolase; translation: MTHVLSLEPTHQFPPGTGWAYSSSNYVLAGAIIERVSGQP
- a CDS encoding Nramp family divalent metal transporter; its protein translation is MAKLALIGPAFIAGAWQFGPGNLTSAIEAGSAFGYALIWVILVSTVLMIFFTDMSVRVGIASPLSMIGTIKQTLGKPVGVLAGCGVFFITLCFSVGNAAGSGLALSMLFGGSAVFWTLLVTVAVGFVLLVRNVYKTVERALLVLVALMAVGFVGSAFLARPDWAAGVSGVLPSFPAGAELLIVALVGTNFSINAAFFTSYATKARGIRRDEYADATLSDTIPGIVAPGIMTALVIMVAAAVLGHTGQRVETLPQLASVFEPLAGQIGYYVFVTGFFAAAFSSMLANATAGGTLLSDGLGWGGSFDSLRTKILVGCVLLFGVLVVAFAPGSRIQLIILAQAMTVLVAPMLGVLLVLTANNRLLGDLRNRWWHNLFAAVGLISIFATSVLLVLSLTGVIAR